The segment gacctcatttacatgatatacacacgtgtgatttgaacgattattatctcacgggtgtctctctcacgtatgtaggataatagaAGTTTAATCAGATCCTGGCCGACACAGCGAAGCGTATCAGAGTTGAGAGGCCCAAGAAGAGACATTGGTTTTCTTCGTTTGAGACGAAGACGTTTGATGTTTGGCCCGGTCGACTTATGTCCGGCGAATTTCCGTGGGTGGAAGATGTTAGGGTCATTCGAAGTACAGACTGCGTACACGTGCACGGAAATGACCATGCTTTCTCCGCCAGGTGGACAACTGTGGCCAATCATAATGTACTTGCAAAAACACATTCCATGAGATGAGATTtttgttttacgccctcacggtgaaACAACTGGGGGCATCTTTCCGGATGTTACCCCGACTTGAGATGAGACAATAAGGTGTATGCGAGTTTAGGTGTAATCGGCCACCTGCACTCATGGCAGAATAACCGAGGTTGtgtacgtgccactgtggtgacagggggtgggacatggatactgtctctgagtctgcacatacagttgacccatgtccgtccCGGTCTGGATTCGACCCAGTCACCCTGGGATCACAGGTCCAGTGATCTTCCACCAGAGCtatcctaccccccccccccaccccccaccacaATAATTCCCGTGTACATCGCCATGTATTTCACGACAGATCCGCCCAGGCTTTTGAATGGGAACATAGCTTTCTTTCACACGTAcacatatcatcatcatcatcatcatcatcatcatcatcatcatcatcatcatcatcatcatcatcatcatcatcgtcgtcgtcatcatcatcgtcatcatcatcaccaccatcatcattatcatcatcatcatcaccatcatcaccatcatcatcttcatcatcatcgtcatcatcaccatcgtcatcgtcatcatcagcatcatcgtcatcatcatcaccatcatcaccatcattatcatcagcatcatcatcattgcaACGACCACAATAAACAGCCATTTGCAAGTGTCAGTGCGCATGCGCATTTGGTTCAACAATGTTACCGCTAAGAAGCACAGACTCAGCTTGTTCCTATGGTCCAGTGCATTAATGTGCCTCTGTCTGCTGTGTCTCATCATCGATCATCACAACGACAACATTTTCTACACAATTTTAGATCAGAAACTTTCCAAACTTCTGCCAatatttccctctctctctctctgtatatttctgtatctctctctctttctctctctctctctctttctctctctctctctctctctcttgctatctctttctatctctctctctctctctctctctctttctctctctatctttcttgcgctctctctctctctctctctctctctctctctctctctctctctctctctctctctctctctctctctctctctcgttaaataaagaataatTGTCATTATCATTGCCTCCCTGATATGTACACACTGTTGTCGTAAGTTTGTATGTTTGCTTTCTTTAAACATCTGTGTGTGCGGTTAATGTTTACATAGTTACTTGCTTCTGTTGTCCAGCAACTAGCGATGCCTCGCTGTCCAGTAGCGTCCAAGCCGTGTCGGATCAAGGCGGAGCTGGAAGGTGACCACGCAGGCTTTTCTGGCCCTGAAGTCATCAGCAGTCAACCGTGTTCGTGTCCCGACTCCAAGTCATGCTCCAATGACTGGCGGACCAACCAAGACAGGGTCGTCGTTCGCGAGCTTGTCACCGCCGGTGAGTATTTTAAGTGACGTCTGAACGTGGAtgacctcatcatcatcatcgtcatcgtcatcgtcatcatcgtcatcatcatcatcatcatcatcatcatcatcatcatcatcatcatcatcatcaaaccTTGTGCTCGTGGTgaagatggtggtggtggtggggtgtgtgtgtgtgtgtgtgtgtgcgtgtgcgtgtgcgtgtgtgtgtgtgtgtggttgtgtgtgtgtgtgtgccgttctTGTTTGTGTCCGGTTCTGGTGGtggtgggatgtgtgtgtgtgtgtgtgtgtgtgtgtgtgtttgtgtgtgtgtgtgtgtgtgtgtgtgtgtgtgtgtgtgtgccgttctTGTCTGTGTCCGGTTCTGGCCATTGTCCGGTGTCCGGTTCTGGCCATTGTCCGGCGTCCGGTTCTGGCCATGCATTCGTAACAATGATTGCAGTTCTTACTGTTCGTTCCAGGCAACATCAACATGACCCTCTCCATGATGTTCTGTGACGCAGTACAGTCGCAGACTCATTGTTCTAGCGGACAGGTGGCGCTTCAACTCGTGGGCAATTCCATTCTGCCCACGGAAGTGGATTACATCAACTGCGCATGCACAGACACCCGTCCGTTGGTGATACACGAGAAGTCAGTTGGAGCAGATCATCGCCACTACCACTCCTACGTGTGCGCCAACCACAAGGTAGTCCCatctttattttgttgttgatgatgatatcATATTGTATTGTAGATATCATATTGTATTGTAGATATCATATTGTATTGTAGATATCATATTGTATTGTAGATATCatattgtatttttttctttttttcttataaaaacaatatgacgcacatggcacagaatggtcgCTGCAAATAGGGGGTAGAACGTTAATGCTTTGCACGATGTCTACACTCGAGGTAAGAATAAGGTCAACGCTAACACCatcaatattatatatgtattctaaaactgatttttgttttgatgtacaattttcattcaattttcttttcatgtttacttgcttttcatttaccctccccaatcacataattcacctccccctccttccttcctttactgtctttctttatcatcattatgcaacgttcattacgttattaatagatttggtttattgagacacattttttcagccgttaccgccttatgttgtactgtcatgcaggaacaccactataagcttctagcttgttgctgtttctgtgaactttgtatacatgtcatgattgtaacctttgttaaaataaacttatgtttaaaccaatatgacgtgattaatcataataaaaattCATTACACTGTATGTCGCGTGCCGTCATTCAAGTCTTTCcataagcttaccatcccgaagaaggcagtaacgaatctaggggtccttaacgtcctcacaggaaattttccttttagggacgtgagttgatgatacgctaacgtgccgaaatattgattatagatataaacgtacctaacctggttactggtgtgttttctttttatttatcaTATTTGTGTTGTAGATATCATATTGTATTGTAGATATCATATTCGTATCGTAAGTATATTGACGCGCTCAGTGGGCTAAGGGTGAagacatcttgaacacgcggccagtaccgtgtaactggccttgagaccgatcgattcaaggggggcaatctcagtcatctgaaagagggaaatccaaacgcaatccgccttgttcgattttatgggcttggacgatagagaaaaataagaaaagcaaaagctggagtccagtatgaacgaaactgctatcaagaacgcagaattgattttttctgagttttttttagccgtaagcgccatgtttatcggagcaggaaactcttccagagtgaggcccctttgttggtttcactgcagccgccagcagttatgagaaattcgaaatgagaaatggcgcttacggctaaaaaaaaacaactcagaaaatatc is part of the Littorina saxatilis isolate snail1 linkage group LG15, US_GU_Lsax_2.0, whole genome shotgun sequence genome and harbors:
- the LOC138949384 gene encoding uncharacterized protein yields the protein MTSASFVAVVLAVSLCQTSAFYPNFFRPSNSRQLAMPRCPVASKPCRIKAELEGDHAGFSGPEVISSQPCSCPDSKSCSNDWRTNQDRVVVRELVTAGNINMTLSMMFCDAVQSQTHCSSGQVALQLVGNSILPTEVDYINCACTDTRPLVIHEKSVGADHRHYHSYVCANHKRRCNIGWRRRDTCLTTDTATHTTGYPCKCPTGTACRSSPPYNTLTEEYTCRRGRRSRSG